The sequence CAGCAGCTCGGCGCCTTCGAGGCCATCGAGGGCCACGCGCTCGAGCATGTTCGCGCCGGCGCCACCGAGGCCGACGATCTTCACGGAAGAGGTCGGGATGGTGGTCTGGGGTTCGCGGGAATAGGAGATCATGGACGTAAAAGGGAAAGCAGCTTGGGAAATGGAAAAGCAGGCGGGGGATCAGCGGCCGAAGGGCCACAGGGCACGGCCGATGCGGCCGAAGAATCCGGGGGTAGCCACGCGTTCGGCGTCCAGCACCTGGGCGTAGCGGATGAGACCGAGGGCGGTCGTGTACTGGGGGTCCTTGAAGTTCGACTGGATGCCGCTGACTTCCGGCGGCTCGGGGCGGTAGATGTCGCGTCCGAAGACATCGAACGCCAATTCCCCGAATCCTCGCATGAGGCTGGTGCCGCCGGACAGGAAAATCCCGGTGCCGATCTTCTCGACGGAGCCCTCGGGCAACCGGCGCTTCACCAGCCGCAGGGTTTCCTCCAGGCGCTGGCGGATCACCTCGTTGAGCACCTGGCGGCGCACCTCGGCCTCGGCGAAGCCTTTTTCATCAATGACTTTCACCGATCCCACCGAGCGGGCGGGGTCGGCGGAGGCGTCGCCCTCCTTGATTTTCAGGCCCTCGGCCTTGGTGAAGGGCAGGCCGGTCACCAGGTGGATGTCATTGGTGATGTGGTCGCCGCCCACCGGGATGCTGCCGGAGGCCGCGATCGAGCCGCCGAGGTAAAGGGCGTAGTCGGTGGTGCCACCGCCGATGTCGATCACCAGCGCGCCGCGCTCGCGGTCCTCGCGGGACAGCGCCACTTGGGCCACGGCGATCGGGGCGAAGACGACGTCATCGACGTCCAGCGGCATCTCGCGGACGCACTTGATGCTGTTCTGGATGCGGCTGCCGATGCCGTGGATGACATGGAAATCCGCTTCCACGGTGCGACCGAAGAGGCCCACCGGGCTGGTCGCCTGCTCCAGCCCATCGAGGCGGAACTGGCGGACAATGCTGTGGAGATAGACGTGGTCGGGCGGGATGTGGACCTCGCGGGCGATGTCCTTGGCCTCCTCGACGTGCTCCGGCGCGACCTGCTGCTCACCCTCCGGCAGGCGGAAGGTGCCGAGGTTGTTCTCGCCGAGGATGTGGGAGCCGGTCACGGACAGGAACACGCTGCCGATCTCGACATCGCTGGCGTCCTCCGCCTTCACCAGCGCGTCCTTCACGCAGGCGCGGGCCTGGGGGAAATCGTAGATCTCGCCCTTCCGCACGCCGGCGGACTTCGTCATGCCCACCCCGAGGATTTTCACCGCGCCGTCGGACTTCACCTCGCCGACGACCATACAGGTCTTGCTGGTTCCGATTTCGAGTCCGACGTGGATTTTCGTGCGAGGCATTGGGGCGATGGAAAGCTAAGGGCGGCGGTCAGTTCCGGTTGAGCAGGGACTTGAGATCCTTGGAGCGGCGGTCGTTCCGGATCTCCTCCCTGGTCGGTTCCGGCACCGGAGTGGCGCGGGGTGGAACGGGTTCCTCGCGGAGGGTAATGGGAATGTTGCGCTGCGGGATCAAGCTGATCGTGGCGATCCCGTAACCCTCGCGTGACGCGTGATCAAGCGCGGTGACAAAATCCGCGATCTGACGCGTCTGATTGTCGAAGCCGAAGGTGGCCACGGTGCCGCTGCGGGTGGTGAGGTGCATCGACCAGGCGTTCGGCTGCTCGATGCGGTCGATCCAGCGGGTGGCGTCCGGATCGGCGGCGATGGCGGAATCCAGCAGGCGGAAGCAGCGTTTCACCTCCGGGTGGGACAGGGTGGCACCGGTCGCCAGCGCGGCCTCATCCTTCTTCGGTACCATCACCACGGGCAGGTCGCGGGCGTCCTGCCATTGCAGGGCCGGGCAGGCGTAGACCACACCGGTGGCGTCCACCAGCAGGCCGCCGGTGCGGCGGATGCCGGTCGGCTCGGTGCCGCTCACGGCCACCCACGCGCGCGGGGTGCGGGCAGTGACGGTCACGGCGAGGGTGGAGGGCAGGTGGCGCTCCACGCTCACGGCGGCGATTTCCGGGCGGGCGGCGAGGCGGGCGCGCATCTCCTCCACGTCCAGCTTGAAGAGATTGGCATGCAGGTCGATGCCCGCGGCGTCCACCAGCCCGGCCTCGTCGAGCGCCTGGTTGGGATTGAGGGAGAGCTGGCGGAGCTGGAACTCCGGATTGCGGAGGAAGGCGCGCTGCACGCCATACCATCCGCCGTAGATCAAAGCGCCGAGCAAGGCCAACAGCACCAACAGCTTGGCGCTCTTCCCGCAGGCCCGCAGGAACCCGAACCACGCGATGCGCGGCGACATGACACGGACCTCCAGCCGCTTCATGCGGGATTTCTGGCGGGAATGGGTGGTGCGGCGTTTCATGGTCGTCGGAAACGCTTGAAAGTTAATGATCGTTTACAAAAAAGTCGAGGGCCGGGTGCCGGAGCGCTGCTTTTTGGGGGAGGGGGAGCCTGTTGGGGAGATTGGCTGGGAGTAGGGACATTCTTGTCCCGTTCTTTTCTTCCTCTATACAAAACGGCCGCGCCCAAAGGGTGCGGCCGTTTTTCGTAATCGTTTGAAGAACGGGACAGGAATGTCCCTACTCCCAGTCAAGCCCGCAGCTTCAGCGAGATCTCGGCGATGCGGATGCAGAGGTCGTCGAAGGGGATGCCGGCGGCGGCGGCGGATTTCGGCATGAGGCTGGTTTCGGTCATGCCGGGGATGGTGTTGGCTTCCAGCACGAAGGGCTGGTTGTCGGCGTCGAGGAGGACGTCGACGCGGGAGTAGATCTCGATGCCGAGCGAGCGGTGGGCGGCGAGGGCGGCCTTCTGGACGGCCTGGGTGGTTTCCTCATCGAGGTCGGCGGGGCAGAAGTAGTCGCTGCCGGCGCCGCCGCTGAGCCACGGGTACTTGTTGGCCATGTCGTAGAAACCGGAGCGCGGGGCGATGTGGACGATCGGCAGCGCCTGGTCGTCGAAGATGCCGACGGTGAGCTCCTTGCCCTGGATGAACTGCTCGACGAGGATGTCGTTGCCGTACTTGGCGGCGTCTTCCATGGCGGCCTGGGCGTCGGCCTGGTCGCGGACGATGTGGACGCCCACGCTGGAGCCCTCGCGCGGGGGCTTCACCACGAAGGGGGCGGGCATTTCCGGGAGGGCGGGGCCGTTGGAAACGTCGACGATCTCGGAGAGCGGGGTGGGGACCTGGTGGGCGAGGAAGCGGACCTTGGCCTTGTTCTTGTCGAAGGCGCGGCGGCTGCTGGCGGCACCGGCGCCGGTGTAGGGGATGCCCTTCGCCTCGAGGATGTCCTGGAGCTGGCCGTCCTCGCCGAAGGTGCCGTGGATGACGTTGAAAGCGAGGCCGGTGCCTTCCGGGAGGTTCACCTCATGATCGGTCACGTCCACGCCGACGGCCTTGAGGCCGCGGCCCTGGAGGGCTTTCACGACCGCCGCGCCGGAGGCCAGGGAGACATCGCGCTCGGAACCGGGGCCGCCCATCAGGACGGCGATGAGGAGATTGGGATCGATCATGGGAAAGTTTTCAGTTTGGAAGTTTTCAGTGTTCAGCAAGAGGCGCTGAAGTTTCCGCAGGTTTGGTGAATTCGGGCCGATGGGACAGAATTCACAAAATTATTAGAATTTACGTTGGCCCATGGGCCCATTCAGAAGAGCTCTTTGCGATACCTGTTAATTTTGCAAATTCTGTAAATTCTGTCTCCAAGAAGCGATTAGGCCTAGCGATTGGAAGAGGGTTAGAAGGTATATTCGTCTTCGCCGAGGATCTTGACCTCGGGTTCGAGTTCCACGCCGCGGGCGGCGCGGGCTTCGGCGCGGATGGTTTCGATCAGGCCGAGGACGTCGCCGGCGGCGGCACCGCCGCGGTTGACGATGAAGTTGCCGTGGACCTCGGAGACCTCGGCCTTGCCGTTGGTGGAGCCTTTGAAACCGAGCTCGTCCACCAGCTTGCCGGCGGGGGTGGTTTCCGGGTTCTTGAAGATGCAGCCGGCGCTGGCGGCCACGGGCTGGCTGATGCGGCGCTTGGCGCGGGAGGCGTCCCAGCGCTCCTTGATGCGCTCGGCGTGGTCGGGCTCGCCCTTGAAGGTGGCGGCCAGGGCGAAGTTGCGGCGCAGCTCGGGGACGTTGCGGTACTGGGCCACGATCTCGGCGCGGGTGCGGGTGCGGATCACGCCGTCCTCGTCGAGGAAGGTCACGCTGACGACCTGGTCGAAGGTTTCGGTGCCCATCGCGCCGGCGTTCATGCGCAGCGCGCCACCGACGTTGCCGGGGATGCCTTCCATCCACTCGAAGCCGCCGATGCCGGCGTCCCCGGCGAAGCTGGCGAGCTTCTTCAGGCGCACGCCCGCGCCCGCGGTGACGAGGCCGTCCTTCACGCTGACGGCGGAGAACACGCCGCCTTCCGGGTGGATCACCGCGCCGCGGATGCCGCCATCGCGGACGAGCAGGTTCGAGCCGCGGCCGACCACGCGCACCGCGATGTTACGATCCCGGCAGTAGTTCACCAGCGCGCCGAAGGCCTCGAAGGTGTGGGGCTCCAGCCAGAACTGCGCCGGGCCGCCGACGAGCATGGTGGTGTGGCGCTTCATCGGCTCGTAGATGCTGCCGTCCATGTCGCCCTTCGGGGCCAGGGCGAGCATTTCCTCGAGCGTCTTGAGATCCTTGGCGATGCGGGTGCCGGCCTCGTGGACATTGCCCGCGCCGAGGGTGATGAGCAGGTCGCCTTCTTCCAGCGCGTTGCCCACGGCGTGGTGGGCGGTGGCGAGGTCCGGGGTGGAGGTGACCTTCACGTCGCCGTGGCGTTTCATGGCCTCCACCAGCGTCTCGCCGGAGATGCCGGGAATGGGCAGCTCGCTGGCGGGGTAAACGTCGGAGATGAACACGCGGTCCGCGGCCTGGAGCGCCTTGCCGAAATCATCGGCCAGCGCCTGGGTGCGGGTGTAGCGGTGCGGCTGGAACAGCACGACGATCCGGCCCGGATTGAGCGAACGCGCGGTCTGGAGCGTGGCGGCCAGCTCGGAGGGATGGTGGCCGTAATCGTCCACGATCCGGTGGTGCTTCGAGAGATACTTGGTTTCGAAGCGGCGTTTCGCCCCGGCGAAGGTGGCCAGCGCGCGGGACACGAGCGCGAAGTCCGCGCCGCAGCCATCGGCCAGCGCGATCGCGGCCAGCGCGTTGAGCACGTTGTGGCGGCCGGGAATGCCGAGCTCCACCCCGCCGAGGACCTCGCCACGGCGGATCACGGTGAAGGCGCTCGCGCCGCGCAGCTCGCGGACATCGACGGCGGTGTAGTCCGCGTCGCTCCAGCCGTAGGACACGCCGTTCGGGTGGGTGCCGCAGTGTTCCGCGGCCACCGGGTCCTCCTTGCAATACACCACGCGGCCGGTGGTCTGGGACATCATGGTGGCGAAGACCTCCTTGATGTGGTCGAGATCGCGGTAGAAATCGAGGTGCTCGGCCTCGATGTTGAGCACCACGCAGTGCTCCGGATGATAGAGTGCCAGCGTGCCGTCGCTCTCATCGCCCTCGGCGACCATGTGCTCGCCGTCCTCGGACCAGCGGGCGTTCGCGCCGAGGATCGGGATTTCCGCGCCGACGTAGTGGCAGGGATCGAGCCGGGCCTCGCGCAGGATGTGCGCGGTCATGGCGGAGGTGGTCGTCTTGCCGTGGGTGCCGGAAACGACGATGCCCTTCTTCGTGTGGAGGATCGCGGCCAGGCACTCGGCGCGGCGCAGCAGCGGGATGCCGGCGGCATGGGCGGCGGCGCGGGCCGGGTTCTCCGGGCGGATGGCGGAGGAATAGACCACGATGTCCGCGCCGTGCACGGATTCCGCGGTGTGCGGGCAGGAGAATTGCAGGCCGAGCGTCTGCATGCGCTCGGTTTCATCGGACGTCACGCGGTCCGAGCCGCTGACCTTGTGGCCCATGCCCAGCAGCAGCAGGGCGAGGCCGCTCATGCCGGAGCCCGCCACGCCGATGAGGTGGATGTTCAGCGGGTGGGTGCGGTCGGTGAGGCGCTGGCGGAGATCGGTCATGGTCGGTGGAGAGTCGCTTCGATGGCGTCGCAGATCCGGGCGGAGGCATCCGGGGTGTCGAGCGCACGGGCGGCTTGTGCCATGCGCTCGCGCGTTTGCAAGTCGTTGAGGATGCCGGAGGCGAGGTTGGCCAATTTCGTGGCGTCCAGGTCGCGCTCGTGGACCAGTTCGGCGGCCCCGGCATTCGAGAAGACCTCGGCATTGCGGATCTGGTGGTCGTCTGCGGAATACGGGAAGGGAACCAGGATCGAGGGCAGCCCGGCGTGGGCGATCTCGGTGAGGCTGGAGGCCCCGGAGCGGGCCAGGATCAGATCGGAAGCGGCGTAGGCCAGGGCCATCTTGTCGCAGAATCCAACGACCACGTAGCCCTCGCGTCCGGCCACGGTGGCCTTCACGCGGTCATGGTCGAGCGTCCCGGCGATGTGCAGCACCTGGATGCCGGCGGGGAGTTTCGCGGAACTTTCGGCCGCCAGCTCGTTGAGGCGCTTCGCCCCCTGGCTGCCGCCCATCACCAGCAGGACCGGGCGGGCGGGATCGAGCCCGAAGGCCGCGGCACCCTCGGCCCGGCTGGGGAGGGTCACCATTTCGGCGCGGACCGGGGTGCCGGTGACCACGGTATCGCGGCCCTGGAAGAACGGCTGGCCTTCCTTCACGCCGAGGAAGACGCGGGTGCAGAAGCGGCTGGTAAGGATGTTCGCGCGGCCCGGGCGGGCGTTGGAATCGTGGACGAAGGTCTTCAGGCCGAGCCGGTGACCGCCATAGACCGGCGGCAGCGAGGTGAAGCCGCCCATGCCGAGCACGACGTCCGCCTGGTGCTGGCGGAGCAGGCGCTTGCAGGTCCCGGCGGTTTTCCACAGCCGCCACAGGAAGGGGATCATCCGCAGCGAGAGCGTCTTCGGTTTCGCCACCGCCTCGACCGTTTCGAAGCGCAGGTCGCCGTATTTGGCGGACGCCTCGCGGTCCACGGACTTCTTGGAAATCAACAACATCACGTCGTGGCCGCGGGCCTTGAGAGTCTCCGCCACCGCGATGCCGGGGAACAAGTGGCCACCGGTGCCACCACATGCGATCACGACCTTCAGGGACTTCGACACAGCGCTGCTACAGGGGAAAAAGATCTCGGCGCGGTCCGGATCGCCCCCATGTGGAACACCCGCCGCGCCCGGCCGGATTAAGGGAATTTCCGTAGGATCGGGCAATGGCGAAAACGGGGATTCCGTTGGAGGTAGGGTCGCACCGCCGGGGCGACCGGGCGGTGGACGTCGTTCGGGGAGAAGAGACCGTCCCCACAGACGGAGGCGCCCATGGCAGCGGACGACGCTATCAGGTGAAGACGAAGAACGGGACAAGAATGTCCCTACTCCCAGCTAGGGATGGGACGCGCGCGTGGCAGCGGACGTGGCCCTTTCTCCCCGGTCGCCCCGGCGGTGCGACCCTACCATCATCCGCCTTGCCATCGGTATCCCATGGTGTAATACTCCATGCGTCAGCCGTTCCGGCCCCGATGAATTCCGCGATCGTTCAAACCCCGGCCAAGCACCGCGCGCGCGTTGAGTTCCGCGCCGGTCACCGGGGCTCCGTCGTCGTCCGCAGCTTGCGTGCTACCTGCCCACGAAACCGACCGTTTCCGGGCGACGAAGGAGGTGCCAGAAGAGGCACGAACTTGCCGGAGGGGGGGTGGAACCAGGGTGGAGGTGGTTTAACCGTTTCTCCATCAGTTTGTTGGAGGGTTCGTATGCCCGGCAAGGGCCCACCCGGGGCCCAGCGAAGGCCCAGGCAGGGCCCAAATAAGAAGAAAGGAAAGAAAGGAGAGAATACGTCACTCACACAGGGCCTGCCTGTACCGCGGGGCGGTGGCATCGTGCCCTCATGGCTGGAACTCCACGAGGGTCATGTCGTTGCCGATGAGACCGGCTCCGACCCGCGGCAGCAGTCCGATGGAAAGAACTTCCTTTGTCCAAGGGGGACTGGGGCTGCGCTGGCGTTGGTGGGTGCACCCACTCGCAAGTTGGAAACTTGCGCTACTACTTCAGATCCTTCGCCAGCTCGGGGGCGTGCTTGCGGATCTCGGCGGCGACGAGCTTGGCGGTTTCCTCCGCGCCTTTCGGGGAGAGGTGGGTCTTGTCGGGCTTGGCGGGGTCCTTGGTCTTGGCGTCGTAGGCCTTCGCCTTCTCCGGGCCGAGCTGGTTCATCTGTTCGATGCTGCGGGCGTTGAGGTCGAGGAGTGGCACCTTCTGGTCGGCGGCCACGGCCTTGGCGGCTTCGACGTAGTCGTTGAGGAAGTCCTGCGCGACCTCGCTCTGGCCTTCGGTGCCGGGGGCGAGGAGGTGCTTCGGGTCGATCTTGCCCCCGGCGTTGAAATTGCGGCGGGTGAGGGAGGTGACCAGCACGGGCTTGCCACCGGCGGCGCGGACCTCGGCGATGTAGCGGACGAGGTTGTCGCGGAAGCTGGTCTTGGCGCCGGTCTCGCGCTTCTCCCCCTTGCCGGGCTGGTCGTTGTGGCCGAACTGGATGAGGACCCAGGTGGGCTTGGCCTCGAGGACTTTCTTCCAGTGGCCTTCATCGCGGTAGCTCTTCGAGCTGCGCCCGCCGAGCGCGAGGTTCTTCGCCTCCACGCCGGGGGCAAGGAGCTGGATGAAGGCGTCACCCCAGCCGCTTTTCGATGCCACGGTGGAGTCGCCGACGAGGACGATTTTGTCGGCCGCGGGGGCATCGGCGGCGATGGCGCTGGCCGGGAGCAGCAGCGCGCAGAGGGCGAGGAGGCGGGATTTCATGAAGGGAATAGGGAAACGCCGGGAGGGATGGAGGGTCAATACCTCAAGCGGTGGGGGATGCGGGTCTCCGCCGCAGGCGAAGTAGCGTAAGTTTCCAAACTTGCGTGTGGGAAGATTCGCGAAGTCCCGTGCAGGTCCGGTCGGCCTTTGAGGGGCTGGGTGACAGGGGCTGGGGGTCAGGGAAGAGAAGAACCAGAGGAGCGCTCTTCTTCTTCCCCCAAGCCCCCAGCCCCTCAAGGGCGGACTGGACGCGCGAGGGACTTGGCGGATCTTCCCACCCACAAGCAAGGAATGCTTGTGCCACTTTCGGAAGCTCCGCATCCGGCGGCATTCATGATGGCTTAATGAAGGGCTGTTAGGGTGGCGGCATGTCCTCCACCCTTGCGTTCCCTGCTTTCATCGCGCTGACCCTGAGCGCGCTCTCTCCGTCCGCCTCAGCCGCGTCCTATTATTGGGACGGCGCAGACACCGGTGCGAACGCCAATGGCGGCACCGGCACCTGGGACACGACGTCCACGAACTGGGATACCGCGCTCAACAGCGGGGCGAACTCGGTGTGGGGAAACACCATTTCGGACACGGCCAATTTCGTCGGAAACTCCGGCACGGTGACGCTGGGCGGCACGGTTTCGCTGGGCGGGATGGCCTTCAGCAGCGGCAATTATTTCATCGGCAGCGTGGCCGGGAACGGCACGCTTGATTTCGGCGGGGCCACCGGCTCGATCAACAGCTCGACCCAAGGGACGGGCATCACCAACACGATCAACAGCAACCTCACCGGCAGCGGCGGCATCACGATCGCGGCGAACGGTGACATGACCGCGACGGGAAACTCGGCGAGCGGCAAGCTCGTGCTGGCTGGCACCAACAGCGGCCTGACCGGTGGCATGACGATCACCGCCGGCCTGGTTTCCTTCAATACCGCGGCGGCAGCGGGCAGCGGGACGATCACGCTCAATGGCGGCGGGATCGTGGATACCATCGCCAACACCCTCACGCTCACCAATGCGGTGTCCCTCAATGGCACCAGCACCCTGCGGGTCTACAATGGGAACACCCTGGCGCTGAGCGGCGTGGTCAGCGGCAACGGCAGCGCCACCCTTTTCAAAACCGACTCCGGCACGCTCACCCTGAGCGGCGCGAACACCTTCACCGGTCCCGTCAAAATCGGCGCGGGCATCGTGAGCGTGACCTCGCTGAACAGCGTGAACGGCGGCACGCCGCTGCTGGCCACCAGCTCGCTGGGTGCGCCCACCACGGTCGCGAACGGGACGATCGTGTTCGGCAGCGGCACCAGCGCGGGCACGCTGGCCTACACCGGCAGCGGCGAAACGTCCGATCGCGTGATGGAGGTGGCGAGCACCAGCGTCGGCCCGATTTTCAACGCGGGCGGCACCGGGTTGATGAAGCTCACCGGTGCGTTTTCGATGACCGGCATCGGTAGCAAGACCATCACCCTGCAGGGCTCCACCATGGGCGAATTGGCCGGGGTGATCGGGGACAGCGGCCCGTCCGGCAGCACGGTCACGACGGCGGCGTTTTCTTCCGGTGCGACCAGCGTGACGCTCGCCTCCGTGGATGGCGTGGGCGTGGGCAGCGCGATTTCCGGCACGGGGATCGGTGCGGGCACCACCGTCACGGCGGTGAACACCAGCACCCGCGTGGTGACCATCAGCCCGGCGGCGACCGGTGCGGGCACCAGCGGCCAGACGATGACGGTGGCCGGGGTGATGAACCTCACCTCGGTGCAGAAGACCGGCAGCGGCAGCAACAGCATCTGGGCGCTCTCCGGCGCGAACACCTACACCGGCCAAACGAAGGTCAGCGGCGGCACGCTTTCCGCCACTTCGCTGAACAGCGTGAACGGCGGCACGCCCCTGTTTGCCACCAGCGCGCTGGGCGCTCCCACCACGGTGGCGAATGGCACCATCGCCCTGGGAGCCAGCACCACCGGCGGCGTGCTCAATTACACCGGCACCGGTGAAACCACCGACCGCGTGTTGGACATGGCGGGCACCACCGGCGTCCCGGGCGTGAACCAGTCCGGCACCGGATTGCTCAAGTTCACGTCCACCATCACTAGCAGCGGCCTGGGCAGCAAGGCCTTCACGCTGGGAGGCTCCACCACCGGCACCGGTGAGATCAGCAGCGCCATTGCGGACGGGGTTTCGGGCACCACCCAGATGATCAGCGCGATCTCCAGCGGCAGCACGACGGTCACGCTGGCCTCGGTGGACGGCGTGACGGTGGGCAGCACGATTTCCGGCACCGGCTTCGCCGTGGGCACCACCGTCACCGCGATCAATACCAGCACCCGGGTGGTGACCTTTTCGCCCGCGGCCTCCGGTGTGGGCAGCAATGGCCAGGTGGTGACGGTTTCCGGCGTGGTGAATCTCACCGGCATCGCGAAGAACAACAGCGGCACCTGGACGCTCTCCGGCGCGAACACCTACACCGGCGTGACCACCATCAATGCGGGCACGTTGATGTTCCCCAAACCGGCCAATCTCTATCAGGGCAACTCCGCCGCGTGGAACACCACCAACCTCGTGGTGAACTCCGGTGGCACGCTCGGCCTGAACGTCGGTGGCAGCGGGGAGTTCACCACCGCGGATGTCGCGTACTTCGACAGCCTCGGCTCGTCCACGGGCGGCTTGAAAACGGGGGGCTTCCTGGGGATCGACACCACCAACGCCGGTGGTTCGCTCACCTACTCCGGCAATTTCGTCAACGCCGGCACCGCCACCTCCACCGGTCTGGCGAAGCTCGGCACCGGCACGCTCGTCCTGACCGGCACGAACACCTACACCGGCGGCACCCGCATCGATGGCGGCACGCTGGTGGTGACCGCCTTGCCCTCGTCCGGCACGGTGACGGTGAACAGCGCGGGCACGCTGGCGCTTTCCGGGGCGGTCAACTACGCACCGGCGATGTCCGGAGCGGGCAAGATCACGGTGGCCACCTCCACCACCTCGGACACCACCACGCTGGCCGGCTCGTTCAGCGGCTTCACCGGCACGATGGAAATCTCCCCGGCCACCAGCGGCGGCAAGGTCCAGCTCAACAGTTCCCCGGCGAGCTCCGCCACCATCAAGGTGCTTTCCGGCGGCACGTTGTTCGTGTCCACCGCCACCACCTACAACGGGGCGGTGCTGCTCTACGGCGGCACCACCGGCGAGGCGCTGGGTCAGCTCCGCGTCCAGAGCGGCACCTGGGCCGGTCCGGTGACGCTGAAGGCCACCACCACCCTCGGCGCGAACAATAATTTCAACGGCACCATCAGCGGCGCGATTGGCGACGAGGGCAATGGCTTCGG comes from Luteolibacter sp. LG18 and encodes:
- the murG gene encoding undecaprenyldiphospho-muramoylpentapeptide beta-N-acetylglucosaminyltransferase, which gives rise to MSKSLKVVIACGGTGGHLFPGIAVAETLKARGHDVMLLISKKSVDREASAKYGDLRFETVEAVAKPKTLSLRMIPFLWRLWKTAGTCKRLLRQHQADVVLGMGGFTSLPPVYGGHRLGLKTFVHDSNARPGRANILTSRFCTRVFLGVKEGQPFFQGRDTVVTGTPVRAEMVTLPSRAEGAAAFGLDPARPVLLVMGGSQGAKRLNELAAESSAKLPAGIQVLHIAGTLDHDRVKATVAGREGYVVVGFCDKMALAYAASDLILARSGASSLTEIAHAGLPSILVPFPYSADDHQIRNAEVFSNAGAAELVHERDLDATKLANLASGILNDLQTRERMAQAARALDTPDASARICDAIEATLHRP
- a CDS encoding D-alanine--D-alanine ligase, with product MIDPNLLIAVLMGGPGSERDVSLASGAAVVKALQGRGLKAVGVDVTDHEVNLPEGTGLAFNVIHGTFGEDGQLQDILEAKGIPYTGAGAASSRRAFDKNKAKVRFLAHQVPTPLSEIVDVSNGPALPEMPAPFVVKPPREGSSVGVHIVRDQADAQAAMEDAAKYGNDILVEQFIQGKELTVGIFDDQALPIVHIAPRSGFYDMANKYPWLSGGAGSDYFCPADLDEETTQAVQKAALAAHRSLGIEIYSRVDVLLDADNQPFVLEANTIPGMTETSLMPKSAAAAGIPFDDLCIRIAEISLKLRA
- the murC gene encoding UDP-N-acetylmuramate--L-alanine ligase is translated as MTDLRQRLTDRTHPLNIHLIGVAGSGMSGLALLLLGMGHKVSGSDRVTSDETERMQTLGLQFSCPHTAESVHGADIVVYSSAIRPENPARAAAHAAGIPLLRRAECLAAILHTKKGIVVSGTHGKTTTSAMTAHILREARLDPCHYVGAEIPILGANARWSEDGEHMVAEGDESDGTLALYHPEHCVVLNIEAEHLDFYRDLDHIKEVFATMMSQTTGRVVYCKEDPVAAEHCGTHPNGVSYGWSDADYTAVDVRELRGASAFTVIRRGEVLGGVELGIPGRHNVLNALAAIALADGCGADFALVSRALATFAGAKRRFETKYLSKHHRIVDDYGHHPSELAATLQTARSLNPGRIVVLFQPHRYTRTQALADDFGKALQAADRVFISDVYPASELPIPGISGETLVEAMKRHGDVKVTSTPDLATAHHAVGNALEEGDLLITLGAGNVHEAGTRIAKDLKTLEEMLALAPKGDMDGSIYEPMKRHTTMLVGGPAQFWLEPHTFEAFGALVNYCRDRNIAVRVVGRGSNLLVRDGGIRGAVIHPEGGVFSAVSVKDGLVTAGAGVRLKKLASFAGDAGIGGFEWMEGIPGNVGGALRMNAGAMGTETFDQVVSVTFLDEDGVIRTRTRAEIVAQYRNVPELRRNFALAATFKGEPDHAERIKERWDASRAKRRISQPVAASAGCIFKNPETTPAGKLVDELGFKGSTNGKAEVSEVHGNFIVNRGGAAAGDVLGLIETIRAEARAARGVELEPEVKILGEDEYTF
- a CDS encoding FtsQ-type POTRA domain-containing protein, whose amino-acid sequence is MKRRTTHSRQKSRMKRLEVRVMSPRIAWFGFLRACGKSAKLLVLLALLGALIYGGWYGVQRAFLRNPEFQLRQLSLNPNQALDEAGLVDAAGIDLHANLFKLDVEEMRARLAARPEIAAVSVERHLPSTLAVTVTARTPRAWVAVSGTEPTGIRRTGGLLVDATGVVYACPALQWQDARDLPVVMVPKKDEAALATGATLSHPEVKRCFRLLDSAIAADPDATRWIDRIEQPNAWSMHLTTRSGTVATFGFDNQTRQIADFVTALDHASREGYGIATISLIPQRNIPITLREEPVPPRATPVPEPTREEIRNDRRSKDLKSLLNRN
- the ftsA gene encoding cell division protein FtsA; amino-acid sequence: MPRTKIHVGLEIGTSKTCMVVGEVKSDGAVKILGVGMTKSAGVRKGEIYDFPQARACVKDALVKAEDASDVEIGSVFLSVTGSHILGENNLGTFRLPEGEQQVAPEHVEEAKDIAREVHIPPDHVYLHSIVRQFRLDGLEQATSPVGLFGRTVEADFHVIHGIGSRIQNSIKCVREMPLDVDDVVFAPIAVAQVALSREDRERGALVIDIGGGTTDYALYLGGSIAASGSIPVGGDHITNDIHLVTGLPFTKAEGLKIKEGDASADPARSVGSVKVIDEKGFAEAEVRRQVLNEVIRQRLEETLRLVKRRLPEGSVEKIGTGIFLSGGTSLMRGFGELAFDVFGRDIYRPEPPEVSGIQSNFKDPQYTTALGLIRYAQVLDAERVATPGFFGRIGRALWPFGR
- a CDS encoding rhamnogalacturonan acetylesterase → MKSRLLALCALLLPASAIAADAPAADKIVLVGDSTVASKSGWGDAFIQLLAPGVEAKNLALGGRSSKSYRDEGHWKKVLEAKPTWVLIQFGHNDQPGKGEKRETGAKTSFRDNLVRYIAEVRAAGGKPVLVTSLTRRNFNAGGKIDPKHLLAPGTEGQSEVAQDFLNDYVEAAKAVAADQKVPLLDLNARSIEQMNQLGPEKAKAYDAKTKDPAKPDKTHLSPKGAEETAKLVAAEIRKHAPELAKDLK